Proteins from a single region of Chitinivibrionales bacterium:
- a CDS encoding FkbM family methyltransferase, translating into MKRCNVHMDRRNVPLSYRLFSTMNFVYSHAFFLYKPFYFAYKYKSERKKIRFLENILTPGMTILDIGANIGFYSVLFSKLMNNTGTVHAFEPDPANFVRLTKVTAGIPCIQRHQAAVAEKSGTIKLYHSEKMNVDHRVYDSGDHRRVSEVSAVCIDDYFKENVQKVDIVKLDIQGADFAALKGMQNTINRSDGVIIISELWPYGLRKAGTSVDEYISFLASLNIRIHMFDDISLDECRNNSDNEYFYTDFYGSKES; encoded by the coding sequence ATGAAAAGGTGTAACGTGCACATGGACCGAAGAAATGTTCCTTTATCCTATCGGCTGTTTTCTACTATGAATTTTGTGTATAGTCATGCTTTCTTTCTTTACAAACCATTCTATTTTGCCTATAAATACAAATCGGAGAGAAAAAAGATACGCTTTCTTGAGAATATTCTAACACCAGGAATGACAATCCTGGACATCGGCGCCAATATAGGATTTTATTCGGTCCTTTTTTCAAAGCTGATGAATAATACTGGAACCGTCCATGCCTTTGAGCCCGATCCGGCTAATTTTGTCCGTCTGACGAAAGTAACAGCAGGCATACCATGTATACAGCGACATCAGGCGGCTGTTGCCGAAAAATCGGGAACAATCAAATTATATCATTCAGAAAAAATGAATGTAGACCATCGGGTCTACGACAGTGGTGATCATCGCAGGGTTTCTGAGGTATCCGCAGTTTGTATTGATGACTATTTTAAAGAAAATGTACAGAAGGTTGATATTGTTAAGCTGGATATTCAAGGGGCCGATTTTGCCGCCCTGAAGGGAATGCAGAATACAATTAATCGTTCTGACGGGGTAATTATCATTAGTGAACTCTGGCCCTATGGATTGCGGAAGGCGGGGACTTCTGTGGATGAATATATCTCCTTCCTGGCAAGCTTGAATATACGAATTCATATGTTTGATGATATATCACTTGATGAGTGCAGAAATAACAGTGATAATGAATATTTTTATACTGATTTTTATGGCAGTAAGGAATCCTGA
- a CDS encoding methyltransferase domain-containing protein, which yields MITSEKTQRHRAIWQKKRILQLVYTRWYQKILEDLSRFDTPTLEIGAGIGNFKSFHRRIIASDIQFCSWLNLCQDAHRLPFKKNTISNIVMIDVLHHLSDPLMFFQEASRILRKHGKIILIEPYPSLLSLFVYRKFHPEPFLMDKDYFLASDDGGKNPWESNQAIAYLLFFKFRKKFLSRFGDDFKLVKVNRMCSILYPASGGFEGRSFIPDFLIPLFMAAEAIFAPLRYFTAFRAYIAIRKK from the coding sequence ATGATTACAAGCGAAAAAACCCAAAGACATAGAGCAATATGGCAAAAAAAAAGAATTTTGCAACTTGTTTACACAAGGTGGTATCAAAAAATACTCGAAGACTTGTCGAGGTTTGATACTCCCACACTTGAAATCGGCGCAGGAATCGGCAACTTCAAGAGTTTTCATCGGCGAATCATCGCGTCCGATATTCAATTCTGCAGCTGGCTTAATCTGTGTCAAGATGCACATCGGTTGCCTTTTAAAAAAAATACAATTTCAAATATCGTGATGATAGATGTTTTGCACCACTTGTCCGATCCGCTCATGTTTTTTCAGGAAGCATCAAGGATATTAAGAAAGCATGGTAAAATAATTTTAATTGAACCATATCCATCGCTTTTGTCTTTGTTTGTTTACAGAAAATTTCATCCAGAACCCTTTCTTATGGATAAGGATTATTTCTTGGCTTCTGATGATGGGGGAAAAAATCCCTGGGAATCAAACCAGGCAATTGCATATTTGTTGTTTTTCAAATTCAGGAAGAAGTTTTTGTCTCGATTTGGCGATGATTTCAAATTGGTGAAGGTTAACAGGATGTGCAGTATTCTTTATCCTGCTTCCGGTGGGTTTGAAGGTCGATCTTTCATTCCTGATTTCCTAATTCCTCTATTTATGGCTGCAGAGGCGATTTTTGCACCGCTTCGATATTTTACTGCATTCAGAGCATATATAGCTATTCGGAAGAAGTAG
- a CDS encoding tetratricopeptide repeat protein → MINNIRRHKRSIISVLLAVLVLVVYYPVTQYGFVNYDDAEYVTKNEHVTGGLTINNIIWAFTSKYEGNWHPLTWLSHMVDYEFFGDNASGHHGISIIIHMLNALLLFLVLLRLSQTVWRSALVAALFALHPINVESVAWIAERKNVLSTFFMLAAIWKYADYAKYGKRQSHILSFLYFCFGLMAKSMLVTFPFVLLLLDYWPLRRVETPFGEAKAYNGKSRPYSGGRFRNIRQLILEKTPFFLMAFIASFVAYMTQEAGKAIYEYPLAYKIVNSSVSYLRYTASMIWPQKLAIFYPFPVEINIPLLMIALGFIGAMTFLAVKNIGRFPWLGVGWFWYLGTLVPVIGIVKIGAQARADRYAYVPLIGLFIIFAWTMKELFKKRRHIITVKIFIACTILLLLARSTRQQIQHWHNGLTVFSHALKVTEGNYIAHTNIGAIFFRQGLYDTASFHFNEALKIKPHDAIANYNLGLVFAYKGDCFQSIDRFRKAIESDPEYAKAYHNMGVAFKDSGVYSAAEDCFKNAITVEADFRLSYISLGRLFFQTNRQDSSLKYWKRALELQSDDWEAHHYCANIYLKKTQMKKALHHAALAAYFNPERWELLNNLGTLLMNVGKYREATVLFSRAIALSPQSAKPYVNRGNSFVRLGMPDSALSDYDAALRINENIPEVHQYIEKIKRRK, encoded by the coding sequence GTGATTAATAATATCCGGAGGCACAAGCGATCAATAATCAGTGTTTTGCTTGCTGTGTTGGTACTGGTTGTTTATTATCCTGTCACGCAATATGGTTTTGTCAACTATGACGATGCTGAATATGTGACGAAAAACGAGCATGTTACTGGTGGTTTGACAATAAACAACATCATTTGGGCTTTTACCAGTAAGTATGAGGGGAATTGGCATCCCTTAACATGGCTTTCACATATGGTCGATTATGAGTTTTTCGGGGATAATGCCAGCGGTCATCATGGAATAAGCATCATTATACACATGTTAAATGCGCTTCTCCTCTTTTTGGTCCTTTTGAGGTTATCACAAACAGTGTGGCGCAGTGCCTTGGTGGCGGCATTGTTTGCCCTGCATCCAATAAATGTGGAATCCGTTGCATGGATAGCTGAAAGGAAAAATGTGCTCAGTACCTTCTTTATGCTGGCCGCAATCTGGAAGTACGCCGATTATGCAAAATACGGAAAACGACAATCGCATATCCTGTCATTTCTCTATTTCTGCTTCGGGCTGATGGCAAAATCCATGCTTGTAACATTTCCTTTTGTACTTCTGCTGCTGGATTATTGGCCCCTCAGGAGAGTGGAAACACCATTCGGTGAAGCAAAGGCATATAATGGAAAATCGCGTCCCTATTCTGGTGGACGATTCAGGAATATCAGACAATTAATATTGGAGAAAACACCTTTTTTTCTGATGGCTTTTATCGCTTCATTTGTAGCCTACATGACACAGGAAGCCGGAAAAGCGATATATGAATATCCATTAGCATACAAAATAGTAAATTCATCAGTTTCGTATTTGCGGTATACCGCGAGTATGATATGGCCACAGAAGCTGGCAATATTTTATCCTTTTCCAGTTGAAATAAATATACCTCTGCTTATGATAGCTTTAGGGTTTATTGGTGCTATGACGTTTTTGGCAGTAAAAAATATAGGAAGATTTCCCTGGCTGGGTGTTGGATGGTTTTGGTATCTTGGAACGTTGGTTCCAGTCATAGGAATCGTGAAAATCGGTGCTCAGGCTCGAGCTGATAGATATGCGTATGTGCCCTTGATTGGACTTTTTATCATCTTTGCATGGACAATGAAAGAGCTATTCAAAAAAAGAAGGCATATAATTACTGTGAAAATATTCATTGCATGTACAATTCTTCTGTTACTTGCACGCTCGACGCGGCAACAAATTCAACACTGGCATAATGGCCTAACGGTTTTCAGTCATGCACTTAAAGTTACGGAGGGGAATTATATCGCCCATACTAATATCGGAGCGATTTTTTTTAGACAAGGATTATATGATACTGCATCATTTCATTTTAATGAAGCATTGAAGATCAAGCCGCATGATGCTATTGCAAATTATAATTTAGGTCTGGTGTTTGCCTATAAAGGCGACTGTTTTCAGTCAATTGACCGCTTTAGAAAAGCAATAGAGTCTGATCCTGAATATGCCAAGGCCTACCATAATATGGGGGTTGCGTTTAAAGACTCGGGGGTCTATTCTGCGGCAGAGGACTGTTTCAAGAATGCAATCACCGTTGAGGCAGATTTCAGGCTTTCGTACATTTCACTCGGCCGCTTATTTTTTCAAACCAACAGGCAGGATTCTTCATTGAAATACTGGAAGAGGGCTCTTGAATTACAATCCGATGATTGGGAGGCACACCATTACTGTGCGAATATCTATCTGAAAAAGACTCAAATGAAAAAAGCGCTTCATCATGCAGCCTTGGCCGCATATTTTAACCCGGAAAGGTGGGAATTGCTCAATAATCTTGGCACTCTTTTAATGAATGTCGGCAAATATCGGGAAGCCACGGTCCTTTTTTCACGCGCAATCGCGCTGTCGCCCCAATCCGCAAAACCCTATGTAAACAGGGGAAATTCCTTTGTCCGTCTCGGTATGCCTGATTCGGCATTGTCGGATTATGATGCAGCATTGAGGATAAATGAGAATATTCCGGAAGTGCACCAATATATCGAGAAAATTAAAAGGCGGAAATAA
- a CDS encoding prepilin-type N-terminal cleavage/methylation domain-containing protein, with protein MKKLTQKGFTLVELMVVIVIVGILAAVAIPRFTMASHKAKASEYPTILTQIYTAELSYEAETGSYSDAWTDIGVDNPTGQSNWFSYSIPSAGVGSFDARADVAVTFGDATAGTDYAQIDENNSKTGTTDLTKYVTNWR; from the coding sequence ATGAAAAAATTAACACAAAAGGGTTTTACCCTGGTTGAATTGATGGTCGTTATTGTCATTGTCGGTATTCTGGCGGCGGTAGCTATACCGCGGTTTACCATGGCATCACATAAAGCGAAGGCTTCCGAATATCCTACGATTTTGACGCAGATTTATACTGCCGAGCTTTCATACGAAGCAGAAACCGGATCTTATTCCGATGCCTGGACTGATATCGGTGTTGATAATCCAACCGGCCAGAGCAACTGGTTTTCATATTCTATCCCCAGTGCCGGAGTGGGAAGCTTTGATGCTCGCGCAGATGTTGCTGTCACTTTCGGTGATGCCACTGCTGGAACAGATTATGCTCAAATCGATGAAAACAACAGTAAAACCGGCACAACTGATTTAACGAAATATGTAACGAACTGGCGATAG
- a CDS encoding tetratricopeptide repeat protein encodes MKVNKIISHNPQQIMGLCIAIVIAVSYWPVIDGDFINLDDDDYILDNRHVNTGLSNRNIIWAFTHSHAANWHPLTWISHMTDCELYGLNPSGHHVTSLLLHIINALMLFLLFRRMSLSLRSSFMIAILFAVHPINVESVAWIAERKNVLSTFFMIVTLLFYWNYIQMPRRSTYMYMALFFSLGLMAKPALVILPFLFLLIDFWPAGRVQLSGYSRQRKEQKRRYHIHQMFIEKVPLFILATISSMITYVTQDAAGATASGYPLSVRVGNAVVSYCRYLQKMVLPLNLAVPYPHRGMPQIPHIIISTMLIMGITIVVSAKAKRKKWLVTGWFWYLGTLIPVIGLIQVGPQAMADRYAYISFIGLFIIVSLTADKIFKSSPRIKMVGYAMGAGIVILFAVMTRKQACYWKNSTTLFIHTLKIAPVNPLAHANLGVAYLSNKQYENAKKHLTIANKMAPTLPVPLYNLGIIAANEGNIKKAIRLFRTVIRVDSTHTEAYHSLGEALEMQGCDSCAIDLYKKALAIDSLYWPAHLGLGRQLFKQHKLDSSYRRLATVISLNYQNWEAHNFLGFIHARKKKCKKAVFHFTEAIKYNDGFWELYNNLGYILLKCGNYRDALKTFSVALSLNPRSKNAYFNRAKTYRALGEFEAAITDLKKAVSLDPDFIQAIDLLEKTTRELGFQAEDDNVN; translated from the coding sequence ATGAAGGTGAACAAAATAATTTCGCATAACCCTCAACAAATAATGGGCTTATGTATTGCTATTGTTATTGCTGTTTCATATTGGCCTGTAATTGATGGAGATTTCATTAATTTAGATGATGACGATTACATTTTGGATAATCGGCATGTTAATACCGGCCTTTCAAATAGGAATATAATCTGGGCTTTTACTCATAGTCACGCCGCCAATTGGCACCCTTTAACTTGGATTTCGCACATGACTGATTGTGAGCTCTACGGCCTGAATCCTTCCGGACATCATGTAACCAGTCTTCTTCTTCATATAATTAATGCGCTTATGCTCTTTTTATTGTTTAGGCGCATGTCGTTATCATTACGAAGCAGCTTCATGATTGCAATACTTTTTGCTGTTCATCCTATAAATGTAGAATCGGTGGCATGGATTGCAGAAAGAAAAAATGTCCTTTCAACCTTTTTTATGATAGTAACACTGCTGTTTTATTGGAACTACATTCAAATGCCGCGCCGATCCACCTACATGTATATGGCGTTATTTTTTTCTTTGGGTCTGATGGCGAAGCCGGCGTTGGTAATCCTTCCATTTCTATTTCTTCTTATTGATTTCTGGCCTGCAGGAAGAGTTCAGCTATCAGGTTATTCAAGGCAAAGAAAGGAGCAGAAAAGGCGATATCATATACATCAAATGTTCATAGAAAAAGTACCCCTTTTTATTTTAGCGACCATTTCAAGCATGATTACCTATGTGACTCAGGATGCGGCGGGGGCAACGGCTTCCGGTTATCCTCTATCGGTTCGAGTCGGCAATGCAGTTGTTTCATATTGCAGGTATTTACAAAAAATGGTACTCCCTTTGAATTTGGCCGTACCTTACCCACACCGTGGGATGCCCCAAATACCGCATATAATTATTTCAACCATGCTCATTATGGGCATTACGATCGTTGTGTCGGCAAAGGCAAAAAGAAAAAAATGGCTGGTAACAGGATGGTTTTGGTATCTTGGAACACTTATCCCGGTGATCGGACTGATACAGGTCGGCCCTCAAGCCATGGCCGACAGATATGCATATATTTCATTTATCGGCTTATTTATTATTGTTTCCCTAACAGCAGATAAAATCTTCAAATCATCGCCCAGAATCAAAATGGTTGGATATGCTATGGGTGCAGGGATTGTCATTCTGTTCGCAGTAATGACCAGAAAGCAAGCCTGTTATTGGAAAAACAGCACAACTCTTTTTATTCATACTTTAAAAATAGCACCTGTAAATCCCTTGGCCCATGCAAATCTGGGTGTTGCTTACCTTTCGAATAAACAATATGAAAATGCGAAAAAACATTTAACAATTGCCAATAAAATGGCACCCACTTTACCGGTCCCCCTATATAATCTCGGGATAATTGCAGCAAATGAGGGAAATATAAAAAAGGCGATTCGACTCTTTAGAACGGTTATCCGTGTCGATTCTACCCATACAGAAGCATATCATAGTTTAGGTGAAGCCTTGGAAATGCAGGGCTGTGACTCCTGCGCAATCGATTTGTATAAAAAAGCTCTTGCAATAGATTCTCTTTACTGGCCGGCACATCTTGGTTTGGGAAGGCAATTATTCAAGCAGCACAAGTTGGATAGTTCCTATCGTCGTCTTGCTACAGTTATCTCGCTGAATTATCAAAACTGGGAGGCGCATAACTTTTTGGGGTTTATTCATGCACGGAAGAAAAAATGTAAGAAGGCTGTTTTTCATTTTACTGAAGCAATAAAATATAATGATGGTTTCTGGGAACTCTATAATAACCTTGGATATATTCTTTTGAAATGTGGGAATTATCGTGATGCCCTGAAAACGTTTTCTGTTGCCCTTTCTCTCAACCCCAGAAGCAAGAACGCCTATTTTAACCGAGCAAAAACGTATCGTGCGCTGGGTGAATTTGAAGCCGCAATCACTGATTTAAAAAAAGCCGTTTCCCTTGACCCTGATTTTATTCAGGCGATTGATCTTTTAGAAAAAACAACCAGGGAGCTTGGCTTTCAGGCTGAGGATGACAATGTTAACTAA
- a CDS encoding glycosyltransferase, whose product MNKQLLSENKKRVSRSINTIAEKRDRYIEKNRYYHNDLRKFFRFNVPAKSSVLEIGCGTGDLLKSLNPHRGVGIDISEKMIEIAKKKYSELSFHVMDGENIEIAEKFDYIILSDTLGYFEDIQKAFHQLWKVTTPDSRIIVTYHNFLWQPILKLAEFLRLKMPQTRLNWLNELDIENLLHVEGFEIIKQGKRFLVPKSIPLLGGFINKYIAPLPFFNQLCLTGYVVARQARKPENEHEYSVSVIIPARNEKGNIENAVKRIPVMGRHTEIVFIEGNSKDSTLDEIRRVAEKYQGSHDVKYAVQKGKGKGDAVRLGFSLARGDILMILDADLTVRPEDLPKFYAAVASNQGEFINGSRLVYPMEKQAMQTLNMFGNKFFSIMFSWILGQRIKDTLCGTKVISRKNWQRIEANRSYFGEFDPFGDFDMIFGAAKLNLKIVEVPVRYQARTYGSTNISRFRHGLLLFEMMAFAMNKIKFA is encoded by the coding sequence ATGAATAAGCAACTGCTTTCTGAGAATAAGAAGCGCGTAAGCCGGTCTATCAATACAATTGCAGAAAAACGCGACCGGTATATTGAAAAAAACAGGTATTACCATAACGATTTAAGGAAATTTTTCAGGTTTAATGTTCCGGCGAAGAGTTCGGTATTGGAAATTGGATGCGGAACCGGGGATTTGCTGAAAAGCCTTAATCCGCATCGGGGTGTCGGGATTGATATTTCCGAAAAAATGATAGAAATTGCTAAAAAGAAATATTCCGAACTCTCATTCCATGTCATGGATGGGGAAAATATCGAGATTGCCGAAAAGTTCGATTATATAATTTTGTCCGATACCCTGGGGTATTTTGAGGATATACAAAAAGCTTTTCACCAGTTATGGAAAGTAACCACGCCCGATTCACGTATAATCGTTACCTATCATAATTTTCTGTGGCAACCGATTTTGAAGCTTGCAGAATTCCTTCGATTGAAAATGCCCCAGACCAGATTGAACTGGCTCAATGAACTGGATATCGAAAATCTGTTGCATGTTGAGGGTTTTGAAATTATAAAACAGGGAAAACGTTTTCTGGTACCGAAATCAATTCCTCTCCTTGGCGGCTTTATAAATAAGTATATCGCCCCCCTTCCTTTCTTTAATCAATTGTGCTTAACCGGCTATGTTGTTGCACGGCAGGCACGAAAGCCAGAGAATGAGCATGAATATTCGGTGAGTGTGATAATTCCGGCACGCAATGAAAAAGGCAATATCGAAAATGCTGTCAAGCGAATTCCTGTAATGGGAAGACATACAGAAATCGTTTTTATTGAAGGAAACTCAAAAGACAGCACTCTTGATGAAATCAGGCGGGTTGCAGAGAAATACCAGGGTTCCCATGATGTTAAATACGCAGTGCAAAAGGGAAAGGGCAAGGGTGATGCGGTGCGGCTGGGGTTCTCTCTGGCCCGGGGAGATATTCTGATGATTCTCGATGCCGATCTTACTGTTCGGCCGGAAGACCTGCCCAAATTTTATGCCGCCGTCGCAAGTAACCAGGGCGAGTTTATTAACGGCTCCCGACTGGTCTATCCCATGGAAAAACAGGCGATGCAGACCTTGAATATGTTCGGCAACAAATTTTTTTCGATCATGTTTTCATGGATTTTAGGTCAGCGAATCAAAGATACGTTATGTGGAACTAAAGTTATATCCCGTAAAAACTGGCAGCGAATCGAGGCGAACAGAAGCTATTTTGGCGAGTTCGATCCCTTTGGTGATTTCGATATGATCTTCGGCGCCGCTAAACTGAATCTGAAAATTGTTGAGGTACCGGTCCGGTATCAGGCCAGAACATACGGCAGCACCAATATTTCGCGGTTCAGACACGGCTTACTGCTCTTTGAGATGATGGCCTTCGCTATGAATAAAATTAAATTCGCATAG
- a CDS encoding tetratricopeptide repeat protein, whose translation MNFHNLIPLFKKHISSLVPLLLIIAVGITYWPLHKNGFLQRYDDYDYIVENEHVNTGLTFPNIQWAFFSSHAANWHPMTWISHMLDCHIYGLNPNGHHFTNLLIHIANSILLYFLLLYGSRCPWRSLFVALLFALHPINVQSVAWAAERKELLSTFFGFLSLRAYFAYGRHPNINKYLFSLLCFLLALMSKAMLVTLPFLLFLLDYWPLKRIPFHGPGKLHLQTASGLKRSALIIIAEKAPYFVASIAVSIITIVTQKQAGAMAPLESIPLLVRLANAITSYCAYISKLIWPTNLSVIYPHPGMPNPLIIFLSFIVLSILIFLAIKFITKAPWMFIGLFWYLGTLLPVIGFVQVGEQPMADRYAYFPFIGLYILLSWSMGYIVQRTKFIILIPATIVLVFLAGITQKQITYWRDSISLFQHAVNATEQNYLAHYNLAYAFADNGQFEKAIHHYKHSITIQPSANSYNNLGVVYLKLNEPQKALLQFFKVLELDPEYEEAYYNLGMCYARIGKVKRAIRAYQKALESNPEYWEALNNIGLLYLRNGSYKEAVCYFTKSLHVNKKNISTYLKRGKAYHKMGKIDSALSDYLTVLGAYPQDAYLLFEIGLLYELGGAYHMAVEKYSRAAQIMPENKHFKNKLKTIRSKIPQEPPSESPVSDSIATSSE comes from the coding sequence ATGAACTTCCATAACTTGATCCCCCTTTTTAAAAAGCATATTAGCTCCTTAGTCCCCCTCTTATTAATCATTGCAGTTGGGATAACCTACTGGCCTCTTCATAAAAACGGTTTTCTACAAAGGTACGATGATTATGATTACATCGTAGAAAATGAGCATGTGAACACCGGCCTTACCTTTCCAAATATTCAATGGGCGTTTTTTTCTTCTCATGCGGCAAATTGGCATCCCATGACATGGATATCACATATGCTCGATTGCCACATTTACGGTCTCAACCCTAATGGACACCATTTTACGAACCTTCTGATACATATCGCAAACAGTATCCTCCTCTATTTCCTGCTCTTGTACGGTAGTCGATGCCCCTGGCGAAGCCTCTTTGTTGCCCTGCTCTTTGCCCTCCACCCGATAAATGTCCAGTCGGTTGCCTGGGCAGCGGAACGGAAAGAACTTCTTAGCACCTTTTTCGGATTTTTATCTCTTAGAGCCTATTTTGCCTACGGACGTCATCCAAACATTAATAAATATTTGTTTTCGCTGCTCTGTTTTTTGCTTGCGCTCATGTCGAAGGCCATGTTAGTGACACTTCCATTCCTTTTATTTTTGCTGGACTACTGGCCCCTGAAACGTATTCCTTTTCATGGTCCTGGGAAATTACATTTACAGACTGCCTCCGGGCTTAAACGTTCCGCACTGATAATTATTGCTGAAAAAGCCCCCTATTTTGTGGCCTCGATTGCAGTAAGCATTATTACAATTGTGACTCAAAAGCAGGCCGGAGCAATGGCTCCCTTGGAAAGCATCCCTCTTTTAGTCCGCCTTGCAAATGCAATAACTTCGTACTGTGCCTATATCTCTAAATTGATCTGGCCGACAAATCTCTCTGTTATTTATCCGCATCCAGGGATGCCGAACCCGCTAATTATCTTCCTTTCTTTTATAGTGTTAAGTATCCTTATCTTTTTGGCAATTAAATTTATAACTAAAGCTCCATGGATGTTTATCGGGTTATTCTGGTATCTTGGTACCCTTTTGCCGGTAATCGGCTTCGTGCAGGTAGGGGAACAACCAATGGCAGACCGATACGCTTATTTTCCTTTCATTGGCTTATACATACTCCTTTCATGGAGCATGGGGTACATAGTACAAAGGACTAAATTCATTATATTAATTCCCGCCACAATCGTTTTGGTATTTTTAGCAGGAATAACCCAAAAGCAAATAACCTACTGGCGGGACAGTATTTCACTATTTCAGCATGCTGTAAATGCAACCGAACAAAATTATTTGGCCCATTATAATCTGGCCTATGCCTTCGCAGATAACGGCCAATTTGAAAAGGCTATCCATCATTATAAGCATTCAATCACCATCCAACCTTCGGCAAATTCCTACAACAATCTGGGGGTTGTCTATCTTAAACTTAATGAGCCACAAAAAGCACTGTTGCAGTTTTTCAAAGTGCTGGAACTTGATCCGGAATATGAAGAGGCCTACTATAATCTTGGTATGTGCTACGCACGAATCGGAAAAGTCAAACGGGCAATACGTGCTTATCAAAAAGCTCTTGAATCAAATCCCGAATACTGGGAAGCCTTGAATAATATAGGATTACTCTATTTACGTAACGGGTCATATAAAGAAGCTGTTTGTTATTTTACCAAAAGCCTGCATGTTAATAAAAAGAATATATCGACATATCTCAAACGAGGAAAAGCTTATCATAAAATGGGCAAAATCGATTCTGCATTGTCGGATTATTTGACCGTCCTTGGAGCTTACCCCCAAGATGCGTATTTATTATTTGAAATCGGCTTACTATATGAGCTAGGCGGCGCTTATCATATGGCTGTAGAAAAATATTCTCGGGCAGCACAAATAATGCCTGAGAATAAACATTTCAAAAATAAGCTGAAAACAATCAGATCAAAAATACCGCAAGAGCCACCATCCGAAAGTCCCGTTTCTGATTCGATTGCTACTTCTTCCGAATAG